In Endozoicomonas sp. GU-1, one DNA window encodes the following:
- a CDS encoding transposase encodes MVIRILPCATQFIDHLDQALRRAPQAQRLTTKQRYFLAFVISAMILTQKLCWATMERRSLGQYTSAALWWMFYRSEIVWHLLLRISVLVIIGRYGLSEGNLLIDDTGRSRCKRTKKIGKTHKIREKKTSGYVNGQELVFLVLQTPLVTIPIDFRFYMPDPKMTEWRKKRDLLKKQGVPPKDRPPKPKPNSEYPTKQLLALDLIQAFQRHFPDINVTGILADALYGDAHFMDGASSVFSGTQVVSQLRWNQTVIYKNKEVNLKTYFDSYLGPGVKKTLVIRGGKEQKVTVLSARLKVKAHGQKRFIIALKYEGEDDYRYLAATDVSWRHDDIARLHTLRWLIEVFFEDWKLHEGWCNRALQQGIEGSERGVILSVLCDHMLLLHPEQSARLEHKQPALTVGCLVEKLRIDALLDIIRTVVDSENPQEQFKKLTESLEDYRPVRISSKHMAGRELGRMMPTASLKYRLPEYQTLVH; translated from the coding sequence ATGGTTATACGTATTCTTCCCTGCGCTACTCAATTTATTGATCATCTCGATCAAGCCTTACGCCGTGCTCCGCAAGCTCAGCGACTGACTACCAAGCAACGCTATTTTCTGGCATTTGTCATTTCGGCAATGATTCTGACGCAGAAGCTCTGTTGGGCAACCATGGAACGTCGAAGCCTTGGCCAATACACATCAGCCGCCTTATGGTGGATGTTTTACCGATCCGAAATTGTCTGGCATCTACTGCTACGCATCAGTGTTCTCGTCATTATTGGCCGCTATGGTTTATCAGAGGGAAATCTTCTTATTGACGACACCGGGCGCTCACGATGCAAACGAACCAAAAAGATAGGCAAGACCCACAAGATTAGGGAGAAGAAGACCAGTGGTTATGTCAACGGTCAGGAGCTGGTCTTTCTGGTTTTACAAACCCCGCTGGTGACCATTCCCATTGACTTCCGGTTCTATATGCCTGACCCGAAGATGACCGAATGGCGGAAGAAAAGAGACTTGTTGAAAAAACAGGGAGTTCCTCCAAAGGATCGACCTCCCAAGCCAAAGCCCAACAGTGAGTACCCAACAAAACAGCTACTGGCGCTGGATTTGATTCAGGCCTTCCAACGCCACTTTCCTGATATAAACGTCACCGGCATCCTGGCGGACGCTCTCTATGGTGATGCCCATTTTATGGATGGAGCTTCCTCAGTCTTCTCGGGAACACAGGTTGTTAGCCAGCTCCGTTGGAACCAGACGGTGATCTACAAAAACAAAGAAGTTAATCTGAAGACCTATTTTGACAGTTATCTCGGGCCTGGCGTTAAAAAAACTCTGGTCATACGAGGAGGAAAGGAGCAAAAGGTGACGGTATTGTCTGCCCGTCTCAAGGTCAAAGCCCATGGGCAGAAGCGATTTATTATTGCTTTGAAATACGAGGGAGAGGACGACTATCGCTATCTGGCCGCCACGGATGTTTCCTGGCGTCATGATGATATTGCCCGGCTTCACACGCTGAGGTGGTTGATCGAGGTGTTCTTTGAGGACTGGAAACTTCATGAAGGCTGGTGCAACAGAGCCTTGCAGCAAGGCATTGAAGGGTCTGAGCGTGGCGTGATCCTGAGCGTGCTGTGTGACCATATGTTGCTCCTTCATCCTGAACAATCTGCCCGCTTGGAACACAAGCAGCCTGCGCTTACCGTTGGCTGTCTGGTCGAGAAGCTCAGAATCGATGCGTTGCTGGATATCATCCGGACAGTTGTGGATTCAGAAAATCCTCAGGAGCAGTTCAAGAAGCTGACGGAGTCTCTGGAAGACTACCGGCCAGTGAGAATATCCAGCAAGCATATGGCGGGCAGGGAGCTGGGGAGAATGATGCCAACTGCTTCACTCAAGTATCGTTTACCGGAATATCAAACACTTGTGCATTAG
- a CDS encoding IS66 family transposase: MTHAECWTHSRRYFVKSEKAEPEATKEVLKQIGALYKVEDDIRRQGLEGDALRDYRQQKAKPLVDQFFEWNREQLRRLDLVPSNPLSKALGYVHKREKELQVYLNDPTVAIDTNHLERGLRCIPMGRKNWMFCWTEEGADNVAVFQTLITSCQLAGIDPYKYLVDVLQRISLHPARDIRELIPRLWKEKFGANPLKADLDK, from the coding sequence ATCACTCATGCCGAGTGCTGGACACACAGCCGACGTTATTTCGTCAAGTCAGAAAAAGCGGAACCCGAAGCGACCAAAGAAGTCCTGAAACAGATCGGCGCACTGTACAAGGTTGAAGATGACATCCGTCGTCAGGGGTTGGAAGGCGACGCACTGCGTGATTATCGCCAACAAAAAGCCAAACCCCTGGTTGACCAGTTCTTTGAATGGAACCGGGAGCAGCTGAGACGGCTTGACCTGGTTCCCAGCAACCCTCTGAGCAAGGCACTGGGCTATGTTCACAAGCGGGAAAAAGAGCTTCAGGTTTACCTGAACGATCCAACGGTAGCGATAGACACCAATCATCTTGAACGTGGCCTTCGTTGCATCCCGATGGGTAGAAAGAACTGGATGTTCTGCTGGACGGAAGAGGGCGCAGACAATGTTGCCGTGTTCCAGACGCTGATCACCAGCTGCCAGCTGGCGGGCATCGATCCCTACAAATACCTGGTTGATGTTCTCCAACGCATCAGCCTCCACCCGGCCCGTGATATCAGGGAACTGATACCGCGACTCTGGAAAGAGAAATTCGGGGCCAATCCATTAAAAGCCGATCTCGACAAGTAG
- the ltrA gene encoding group II intron reverse transcriptase/maturase, whose protein sequence is MTKRNIQQDVRDPTQRGNSTMSNLLGIRQAAAKDRRLQFTALFHHITPYLLKDCFFQLKRRSAAGVDGVTWQTYQRDLDNRLASLHERLHKGSYRPRAARRIMIPKADGGERPISVFCLEDKIVQQAVVKVLEGIYENDFRGFSYGYRPLKSQHDALDALTVGIKRNPVNWVLDLDIRKFFEQVEHEWLIMFLEHRVRDKRIIRLIRQWIQVGHYDGDGRRVRSVRGMPQGSVISPLLSNIYLHYVFDLWVDQWRKREASGRMIVVRFADDSVLGFQREHDAKVFLSELGKRLGQFGLSLHEDKTRLIRFGRFAKVDLKKREQGKPETFTFLGFTHICGISRSSGNFNIVRRTSKERMRATLSKIKDYLLKHRHDPVPEQLKWLRRVLQGHMNYFSVPGNGLRINAFRTAVQKIWYKALKRRSQRSRLNWKKFGAFINTVLPKVKVLHPWPEQRFDVKYSR, encoded by the coding sequence TTGACCAAGAGGAATATCCAACAGGATGTCCGTGACCCGACTCAGCGCGGGAATAGCACTATGTCCAATCTGTTGGGTATACGTCAGGCTGCGGCAAAGGATCGTCGTTTACAGTTCACGGCCTTGTTTCACCATATTACACCTTATCTGTTGAAAGACTGTTTCTTTCAATTGAAACGGAGGTCGGCAGCGGGGGTAGATGGTGTTACATGGCAAACCTATCAGCGGGATTTGGATAACCGGCTGGCATCCTTGCACGAACGATTACATAAAGGAAGCTATCGCCCCCGAGCGGCCAGAAGGATAATGATTCCGAAGGCTGACGGTGGTGAGCGTCCGATCAGTGTATTCTGTCTGGAAGATAAGATAGTCCAGCAGGCAGTAGTCAAGGTATTGGAGGGGATTTACGAGAATGATTTCCGTGGTTTTTCTTACGGTTACCGACCTTTGAAAAGCCAACATGATGCATTGGATGCTCTGACGGTGGGAATCAAACGTAATCCGGTGAACTGGGTGCTGGATCTGGATATTCGGAAATTCTTCGAACAGGTCGAACATGAGTGGCTGATCATGTTTTTAGAGCATCGGGTGAGGGACAAGCGCATTATCCGCTTGATAAGACAGTGGATACAAGTAGGGCACTACGACGGGGATGGTCGTCGTGTTCGAAGCGTAAGAGGGATGCCACAGGGATCGGTGATATCGCCGCTATTATCAAATATTTATTTGCACTACGTGTTTGACCTTTGGGTTGACCAATGGCGAAAGCGGGAAGCCTCTGGACGAATGATTGTGGTTCGCTTTGCGGATGACAGTGTGCTGGGCTTTCAGCGTGAGCATGATGCAAAGGTCTTCCTGAGTGAGCTTGGTAAAAGACTTGGGCAGTTTGGTTTGTCCTTGCATGAGGATAAAACCCGATTGATACGCTTTGGTCGCTTTGCCAAAGTTGACTTGAAGAAAAGGGAGCAGGGAAAGCCGGAGACGTTTACGTTTCTTGGATTTACTCATATCTGCGGTATTAGTCGAAGCAGTGGAAACTTCAACATTGTCAGACGAACCAGCAAAGAGCGAATGCGAGCGACATTGAGCAAGATCAAAGACTATCTCCTGAAACACAGGCATGACCCCGTGCCGGAGCAGTTGAAGTGGTTGAGACGTGTACTGCAAGGTCACATGAACTACTTTTCGGTGCCTGGCAATGGACTGAGAATCAATGCCTTCAGGACAGCAGTGCAAAAGATTTGGTACAAAGCCTTGAAGCGGCGCAGCCAGAGAAGCAGACTGAACTGGAAGAAGTTTGGTGCCTTCATCAACACTGTGTTGCCCAAAGTAAAAGTTCTTCATCCATGGCCGGAGCAACGGTTTGACGTTAAATACTCGAGGTAG
- a CDS encoding F-box protein — MIVPIGSCPETSRPLACPLRHETNDLAGNHWPRQEWYKPVSNPLYATAAGLSKVPDCPVNPPAKTIRSKSPPTVACPEVCPQTQPLWQRTITKLPPELLVMIFDYLEFDDIRHVNATCLAFRDVVIKYKYIQELSYFARLPLSFREQYQPTARWQKKSLPFHPFDHSAPLNARRIWFRDRVINNLPQMSALLCLTTLGKMEPCPAYRMVPRFKVTLPTSEAVQQDSDDPDPVRFSPSSRHLLFYGRCFNDARILAKDDRGQWAQQPLNWSDNRGSRVITAANFSACTNRLLTCSSAGYINTLHPAHRCWEEVGEEIMLSDQVVQFSPSGNYMATYSRSNPLRIWRMEGNNQWQEMEVCGFCPGVSIVEILFSPSEQHLLPKGLYELTILSLNDRGAWSAQIILETSCTCIEYMDYSRFSPVADQLLVGYYSTLPKTGRVSIFSPEPSGEWQETIISPDFKLLEFSSTGKYLFKKYPCGPNLQLWPRPEKLSDWWLNPPLLSHPDAPSTAMHDSVIVLKHESRLDKAQFSPSDSHLLVSCKTGTIYIWGKNQAGEWSIQAINRDCNPTAKPCFSLSGLHVLTSNLTMVGILGRSQQKDWPLKGDYQARRYPESLLQSTIRA; from the coding sequence ATGATAGTGCCTATTGGCAGCTGCCCGGAAACTTCCCGGCCTTTGGCCTGTCCATTAAGACATGAAACTAATGATCTTGCCGGTAATCACTGGCCAAGACAGGAATGGTACAAGCCAGTGAGCAACCCTCTCTATGCAACCGCTGCCGGCCTTTCCAAGGTGCCGGATTGCCCTGTAAATCCGCCTGCTAAAACCATACGCTCCAAATCCCCACCCACTGTCGCATGCCCGGAGGTCTGCCCGCAAACACAACCGTTGTGGCAAAGAACGATTACCAAACTTCCTCCTGAACTTTTAGTCATGATTTTTGACTACCTGGAATTCGATGATATTCGGCATGTCAATGCAACCTGTCTGGCATTTCGGGATGTGGTCATAAAATACAAATACATCCAGGAACTGTCTTATTTTGCCCGACTTCCCCTGAGCTTTCGGGAACAGTACCAGCCAACGGCCCGGTGGCAGAAAAAATCCCTGCCCTTTCATCCATTTGATCATTCAGCACCGCTGAACGCCAGGAGGATATGGTTCAGGGACAGGGTAATAAACAACCTGCCTCAGATGTCGGCATTACTGTGCCTTACCACCCTGGGGAAGATGGAACCATGCCCGGCTTATCGTATGGTTCCGCGATTTAAAGTCACTCTCCCCACGTCTGAAGCAGTGCAACAAGATTCTGACGATCCTGATCCTGTTCGCTTCAGCCCGTCCAGTCGTCATCTGTTGTTTTATGGTCGTTGTTTTAATGACGCTCGAATTCTGGCCAAGGATGACCGGGGGCAATGGGCACAACAGCCCCTGAATTGGTCCGATAACCGCGGCAGTCGGGTGATTACCGCGGCAAATTTCAGTGCTTGCACAAATCGCCTGTTAACCTGCAGCAGTGCGGGCTACATTAATACCTTGCACCCGGCGCACCGCTGTTGGGAAGAGGTTGGCGAAGAAATAATGCTGTCCGATCAGGTCGTCCAATTCAGCCCTTCAGGGAACTATATGGCGACCTACAGCAGGTCCAACCCTCTGAGAATCTGGCGCATGGAAGGAAATAACCAGTGGCAGGAAATGGAGGTGTGCGGCTTCTGCCCTGGAGTAAGCATTGTTGAAATCCTGTTCAGTCCATCGGAGCAGCATCTGTTACCGAAAGGTTTGTATGAATTAACCATATTATCTCTGAATGATCGTGGAGCCTGGTCAGCGCAGATAATATTAGAAACATCCTGTACTTGCATAGAGTATATGGATTATTCCAGATTCAGCCCAGTGGCGGATCAGCTTCTGGTCGGTTATTACAGTACTTTACCCAAAACTGGAAGGGTCTCTATTTTCAGCCCGGAACCCTCGGGAGAATGGCAAGAGACGATTATTTCCCCGGACTTCAAACTGCTTGAATTCAGCTCTACCGGTAAATACTTGTTCAAGAAATACCCCTGTGGCCCTAATTTGCAGCTATGGCCCAGACCGGAAAAATTGTCGGACTGGTGGCTGAATCCTCCTCTCCTGTCGCACCCGGATGCCCCATCAACAGCGATGCATGACTCAGTAATAGTGCTCAAACATGAATCTCGTTTAGATAAGGCGCAGTTCAGTCCGTCTGACAGCCACTTACTGGTCAGTTGTAAAACCGGTACGATCTATATCTGGGGGAAGAATCAGGCAGGCGAATGGTCAATACAAGCCATCAACAGGGACTGCAACCCAACCGCTAAACCCTGCTTCAGTCTGTCTGGCCTGCATGTGCTGACTAGCAACCTTACAATGGTAGGCATCCTGGGGCGCAGTCAGCAAAAGGACTGGCCGCTCAAGGGGGATTATCAGGCAAGACGATATCCTGAAAGCCTACTTCAATCCACTATCAGAGCATGA
- a CDS encoding ankyrin repeat domain-containing protein, producing MNMIPINNFNKCEITQSIFKTVELISTGFKGRYIRVCENESMVRLIIKPDNMTLNSYQKELLIYRHIQSVCLEKQIEWPTYIPKFYGECYVRMVGESVDSDVVLDFIEGDKDLHSEQKKDSLDLQRAIAIEYFPPPYKSLARLSAVERQALDEYVAIDAAMSLKDFHNTYNICIDLDLHIHNVLFNPQEKLIVFIDFEYSTICLDEDKLTDGDIELMARSFFSNMEAAYIPLTEHQSYFHDYRLALACISGKYGTDYELRTIESRHPIFDSIKEGNLDALKSCVTTELLNTLRSTRHHKTPLMEAVFRGNIDIAEYLIDCGAEVNSKSGIYHSTPIWRAVFDGDLEMVKLLVKHGADVSQPDKDGQTPLDTAYIKGCDSIIEILLMHDAKRGDELTQLKI from the coding sequence ATGAATATGATTCCAATTAATAACTTTAATAAATGCGAAATTACTCAAAGTATTTTTAAAACTGTTGAATTGATCAGCACTGGCTTTAAAGGTCGATATATCAGAGTTTGCGAGAATGAATCAATGGTTCGACTTATCATAAAACCGGACAATATGACTCTCAATAGCTACCAAAAAGAATTGTTAATTTATCGGCACATTCAAAGTGTTTGTTTAGAGAAGCAAATAGAGTGGCCGACTTACATCCCGAAATTCTACGGTGAATGCTACGTAAGAATGGTTGGAGAGTCTGTGGATAGCGATGTGGTTCTTGATTTTATAGAGGGGGATAAAGATCTACATTCAGAGCAGAAAAAAGACAGCCTTGATTTACAGAGGGCGATTGCGATTGAGTATTTCCCACCTCCATATAAGTCTCTTGCAAGATTGAGTGCTGTTGAAAGGCAGGCCCTTGATGAATATGTTGCGATAGATGCGGCTATGTCATTGAAGGATTTTCATAACACATACAATATTTGCATTGATCTGGATCTCCATATTCATAATGTTTTATTCAACCCACAAGAAAAGTTAATCGTATTTATTGACTTTGAGTATTCCACAATTTGCCTTGACGAGGATAAATTGACTGATGGTGATATTGAATTAATGGCCAGGAGCTTTTTTAGTAATATGGAAGCAGCTTATATTCCTCTTACTGAACATCAGTCTTATTTTCATGACTATAGATTAGCCCTTGCATGTATTAGTGGGAAATATGGAACAGACTATGAGCTAAGAACTATTGAGAGCCGTCACCCCATATTTGATTCTATAAAGGAAGGAAATCTGGATGCTTTGAAAAGTTGTGTCACCACTGAGTTGTTAAATACTTTACGATCAACTCGACATCACAAAACTCCCTTGATGGAAGCTGTGTTCCGAGGAAATATTGATATCGCAGAGTATCTGATAGATTGCGGTGCTGAGGTTAACTCAAAATCAGGCATTTATCATTCAACACCAATATGGAGGGCCGTTTTTGATGGAGATCTAGAGATGGTTAAATTACTTGTAAAGCATGGGGCAGATGTCAGTCAACCTGATAAAGATGGCCAAACCCCACTGGATACTGCTTATATTAAAGGGTGTGATAGCATTATTGAAATATTATTAATGCATGATGCAAAGAGAGGTGATGAATTAACGCAATTAAAGATCTAA
- a CDS encoding class II aldolase/adducin family protein → MKNNVIKDLVKLCKYAGGRFDLVQAGGGNAGAKVDNGKLLVSQGVGCVLSETESNHGYVTVDSEKILDVLDNEDLLKKYSLKESVKIANQAVREANELPDIKPTAEVFLHALLPFKYTLHLHPVIINALLINRDAQKIISNLYPNAGFVGYAAPGLEVSILFAQYMQSLTEKPHLYFMKNHGIMVGHDTVEGLMAIVENMMAIAEKYFAVDYSHMKNATKIAELYSAITGIQCIAHCSNDQTINQVYRDDKEAFFFTPCYPDQYVYNAVLPVELNELSAQEIVDFKIHNNNFLPGVVVFQDNIYFVSTNLKITHEMEEVFRSHLLIVTLNKQNRKKIDTLDNSLHNILFSVNPLNRYH, encoded by the coding sequence ATGAAAAATAATGTTATTAAAGACCTGGTAAAACTTTGCAAGTACGCCGGTGGCCGCTTCGACCTTGTTCAGGCTGGCGGGGGGAATGCCGGGGCTAAAGTGGATAACGGCAAACTGCTGGTCTCTCAGGGAGTGGGTTGCGTCCTTTCAGAAACGGAATCGAATCATGGTTATGTAACTGTTGACAGTGAAAAAATACTGGACGTTTTAGATAACGAAGACCTGTTGAAAAAATACAGTCTGAAAGAGAGTGTTAAAATAGCCAATCAAGCGGTCAGGGAAGCTAATGAGTTGCCGGATATAAAACCCACCGCCGAAGTCTTTCTTCATGCTCTCCTCCCTTTTAAATACACCCTGCATTTGCATCCTGTCATTATCAATGCCCTGTTGATAAACCGTGATGCCCAAAAAATCATATCAAACCTATACCCGAATGCCGGTTTTGTCGGGTATGCCGCCCCCGGGCTGGAAGTGTCCATTCTTTTCGCCCAGTACATGCAAAGCCTCACAGAGAAGCCGCATCTCTACTTTATGAAAAATCATGGCATTATGGTTGGTCATGATACTGTCGAAGGGTTAATGGCCATTGTTGAAAACATGATGGCTATTGCTGAAAAATACTTTGCAGTTGATTACAGCCACATGAAAAATGCAACAAAAATTGCTGAACTCTATAGCGCAATAACTGGCATTCAGTGCATAGCTCACTGTTCCAATGACCAAACCATCAACCAGGTCTACCGTGATGACAAAGAGGCCTTTTTCTTTACTCCCTGTTATCCTGATCAATATGTGTATAATGCGGTTCTGCCGGTGGAGTTGAACGAGTTATCGGCTCAGGAGATTGTGGATTTTAAAATCCATAATAATAATTTTCTGCCAGGTGTCGTGGTGTTCCAGGATAACATCTACTTTGTATCTACCAATTTAAAAATCACCCATGAGATGGAAGAAGTTTTCAGATCTCACCTGTTAATTGTTACCCTGAACAAACAAAACAGAAAAAAAATAGATACATTAGACAACAGCTTACACAATATTCTATTTTCGGTTAATCCGTTAAACCGATATCATTAG
- a CDS encoding amino acid permease, whose product MEKNNLIGSIFLVTGTTVGAGMIALPVTTGTYGFAATLFMFITVWLASLVIAFSMLEANLQHREGANLITMISVTLGRPGEIIGWGSCLLFLYCILAAYLSGLGELTGYSSYILSLDVNKTTAVVVITAIASGLIYSGIRMSENINRVFVMGILLIFISLAFISMPYVEADRLEITTFNPPFLSLPVIFASFGYLVIVPTLRSYLHSDVRKIKIACVVGSLIPLIMYILWATIVIGVIPVNGDNGIESILHSGDPSTGILRAMAEFTDNSNVVLIFKAFFFLAIATSLIGVSLGTFDLISDGLQANNIKPGKFTLTLLTFAPPALIVILLDTVFLTALGYAAIFSAVVFGIIPAVLPWAGRNKGIKSSYQLPGGKIAFTLIILFSIAVIVAELYSMNDA is encoded by the coding sequence ATGGAAAAAAACAACCTGATTGGCAGCATTTTTTTGGTCACGGGAACCACTGTTGGAGCCGGGATGATCGCGCTGCCGGTAACCACAGGCACTTACGGGTTTGCAGCAACCCTCTTTATGTTTATCACCGTCTGGCTTGCTTCACTGGTCATCGCCTTCTCTATGCTGGAGGCTAACCTCCAGCATAGAGAAGGTGCCAACCTGATCACGATGATCTCGGTCACTCTGGGGCGACCCGGAGAGATCATAGGGTGGGGAAGCTGCCTATTATTTCTATATTGCATTCTTGCTGCTTATTTGTCTGGCCTGGGGGAGTTAACAGGCTACTCCTCATATATTCTTTCTCTTGACGTCAACAAGACTACAGCCGTTGTCGTGATTACGGCTATCGCCTCTGGCTTAATATATTCAGGAATTAGAATGTCAGAAAACATCAATCGCGTTTTTGTGATGGGTATTTTGCTGATATTTATCTCTCTTGCCTTCATTTCCATGCCCTATGTGGAGGCTGACAGGCTGGAAATAACAACATTCAACCCGCCATTCTTATCATTACCGGTTATTTTTGCCTCTTTTGGCTACCTGGTCATAGTGCCCACCTTGCGAAGCTATCTACACAGTGACGTGAGAAAAATAAAGATTGCCTGTGTGGTTGGTAGCCTTATACCACTGATCATGTACATTTTATGGGCAACGATTGTCATTGGGGTAATACCTGTTAATGGTGACAACGGTATAGAAAGCATTCTGCACTCTGGTGACCCATCAACAGGCATTTTACGGGCCATGGCAGAGTTCACAGACAATAGCAATGTTGTATTGATATTCAAGGCATTCTTTTTTTTAGCCATTGCCACGTCATTAATTGGTGTATCCCTGGGAACATTTGATCTTATTTCGGATGGTTTGCAGGCCAACAATATCAAACCCGGCAAGTTTACCCTGACTTTACTGACTTTTGCGCCACCTGCTCTGATAGTCATATTGCTGGATACTGTATTTTTAACGGCACTTGGTTATGCCGCAATATTTTCTGCTGTTGTTTTTGGCATCATTCCGGCCGTACTGCCCTGGGCCGGAAGAAACAAGGGTATCAAAAGCAGTTATCAGTTACCTGGCGGAAAAATAGCTTTCACGTTAATTATTCTCTTTTCCATTGCGGTGATAGTCGCTGAGCTATACAGCATGAATGATGCATAA
- the tnpA gene encoding IS66 family insertion sequence element accessory protein TnpA yields the protein MSTHSLREKWQQRVQSWRDSGLSQSTWCKQHDLRPNQFWYWRKRK from the coding sequence ATGTCTACACACTCCCTCAGAGAGAAGTGGCAACAACGCGTTCAATCCTGGCGTGATTCCGGATTAAGCCAGAGCACCTGGTGTAAGCAGCACGACCTCAGACCAAACCAGTTTTGGTACTGGAGAAAAAGAAAATAA
- a CDS encoding transposase, whose product MTTARKNLIDSASTPYYHCMARCVRRAFLCGKDNFSGKNYEHRRQWVVDRLKALSGIFALEVCAYAVMSNHYHVVLHINSQQAKKWDTKAVLQRWTQLFSGPHLVQRFLVGDQLGKAELLRVEEYAQKYRGRLMDISWFMRCLNEYLARLANKEDECKGRFWEGRYKSQALLDEAALLTCMAYVDLNPIRAKIAATLETSEHTSIKERIESYDSANGKKQKAHLKPLKAQGQNPKQAIPYPLSSYFELVDWSGRIVRKGKRGRITDDVPPILERLGIDPKEWLETMRGNNRFHRAVGKLASLKAYAESTGKCWVHGMSVSGALYPA is encoded by the coding sequence ATGACGACCGCCCGAAAAAACCTCATAGATTCAGCCAGTACGCCCTACTACCACTGCATGGCACGCTGCGTTCGCAGGGCCTTCTTATGCGGCAAAGACAATTTCTCAGGCAAAAACTATGAGCATCGCAGGCAGTGGGTGGTTGATCGGTTGAAAGCGCTTTCCGGTATTTTTGCCCTGGAAGTCTGTGCTTATGCGGTGATGTCGAATCATTATCATGTGGTGCTCCATATCAATAGTCAGCAAGCCAAAAAATGGGACACCAAAGCAGTCTTACAACGCTGGACGCAGCTCTTTTCAGGCCCACACTTAGTTCAGCGTTTTCTTGTCGGCGATCAGCTGGGCAAAGCAGAGTTGCTGCGTGTCGAAGAATATGCCCAGAAGTACCGAGGTCGCTTAATGGATATCAGCTGGTTCATGCGCTGTCTCAACGAATATTTAGCCCGGCTGGCCAATAAAGAGGATGAGTGCAAAGGGCGCTTTTGGGAAGGTCGTTACAAAAGTCAGGCTCTGTTAGATGAGGCAGCATTGCTGACTTGCATGGCCTATGTCGACTTAAACCCCATCCGGGCAAAAATTGCCGCAACGCTGGAAACCTCAGAACATACCTCTATTAAAGAGCGCATTGAGTCATACGACAGCGCAAACGGAAAAAAACAAAAGGCACACTTAAAACCGTTAAAAGCTCAGGGTCAAAACCCGAAACAGGCGATTCCATACCCACTCAGTAGCTACTTTGAACTGGTTGACTGGTCTGGCCGAATTGTCCGAAAAGGCAAACGTGGTCGTATCACTGACGATGTACCACCTATCTTGGAACGCTTGGGTATTGACCCAAAAGAATGGCTGGAGACTATGCGCGGGAATAATCGTTTTCACCGCGCAGTCGGCAAGCTGGCTTCACTGAAGGCTTATGCAGAAAGCACCGGAAAATGCTGGGTTCATGGGATGTCTGTGAGTGGTGCTCTCTACCCTGCCTGA